In one window of Juglans regia cultivar Chandler chromosome 3, Walnut 2.0, whole genome shotgun sequence DNA:
- the LOC108984780 gene encoding uncharacterized protein LOC108984780, translating into MHTLVLCTKTNVLAPAQTRSTVVVKEIPTSIARSKGDFLVSKGKIVSAQARDYVMESILAQTLPPMAQKESIGTMEASGELMLVHHVLEREAGEIVEAVEGQYEVLTSMVIHMREVGENVEAAEGQNEILTSMVERGNCLEGSRQVEFERSEMEELDEQDRMASNPELEVAVYEEEMDSLSPLRMTPLQIVSEETSDWVFKHVEKIQSCVGLFYEGYEEQLRALLVAIEAVRFFVLVNGQPCGYFSSSRGLRQENPLSPFLFDIVMEALSRMVEVVVGAGLILGFSVGTNSSGPSTISHLLFADDTLIFCEAVGEQIQILRVVLLCFQAISGLKVNLSKSKLVPVGEFHNIHHLAEFLGCKVAFLPIKYLELLLEASFKAKHIWDRVIEKIERKLAAWKRTYLSKGGRITLIKSTLSNIPTYFLSLFPLPIGVANRI; encoded by the exons ATGCACACTTTGGTATTATGTACAA AAACAAACGTCTTGGCTCCTGCACAGACTCGGTCGACGGTAGTAGTTAAGGAGATCCCGACGTCAATCGCGAGGAGTAAAGGTGATTTTCTCGTAAGCAAAGGCAAGATAGTTTCGGCTCAGGCCCGAGACTATGTAATGGAGTCGATATTAGCACAGACGCTTCCACCAATGGCACAGAAAGAGTCGATAGGCACAATGGAAGCTTCGGGTGAGCTTATGTTGGTCCACCATGTTCTAGAAAGGGAGGCAGGAGAAATTGTCGAGGCTGTTGAGGGACAATATGAGGTTCTGACCTCTATGGTCATCCATATGAGGGAGGTAGGGGAAAATGTCGAGGCTGCTGAGGGACAAAATGAGATTCTGACCTCTATGGTGGAAAGGGGTAATTGTTTAGAAGGAAGTAGGCAGGTTGAGTTTGAACGGTCTGAAATGGAAGAGCTGGATGAGCAAGATAGGATGGCCTCGAATCCAGAACTTGAAGTAGCTGTTTATGAGGAGGAGATGGATAGTTTATCTCCGTTACGGATGACTCCTCTTCAGATTGTGTCGGAGGAAACCTCAGATTGGGTTTTTAAACATGTGGAGAAAATTCAAAGCTGTGTGGGTCTCTTTTATGAGggttatgaagaacaattgAGGGCACTTTTAGTTGCTATTGAAGCTGTCCGCTTTTTTGTTCTTGTTAATGGGCAGCCTTGTGGGTATTTTTCGAGTTCTAGAGGTTTGAGGCAGGAGAATCCCTTATCTCCCTTCTTATTTGACATTGTTATGGAAGCCTTGAGTCGAATGGTGGAGGTAGTGGTAGGAGCAGGATTAATCTTGGGATTTTCTGTGGGAACTAATTCTAGTGGCCCCTCTACTATATCACACTTGCTTTTCGCTGATGATACCCTCATTTTTTGTGAGGCAGTTGgggaacaaattcaaattttgagggTTGTCCTGCTATGTTTTCAAGCCATCTCGGGATTAAAAGTGAACTTAAGCAAATCGAAATTGGTACCGGTGGGAGAGTTTCATAATATTCATCACTTGGCTGAATTTCTAGGGTGTAAAGTTGCATTTCTGCCTATAAAATATTTGGAACTACTGCTAGAGGCATCTTTTAAGGCTAAACACATTTGGGACAGGGTGATCGAGAAGATAGAGAGGAAGTTGGCAGCTTGGAAAAGGACTtatttatctaaagggggtaggattactcttataaagagtactctATCTAATATCCCTACttactttctatctttattcCCTTTACCAATTGGTGTGGCCAACCgtatttaa